Genomic window (Leptotrichia sp. oral taxon 212):
TTTGACAAAGGAGCAGCCGCATCTTCTTCACTGTAGGGACTATTTTTTTTCCCATCGAATACAAAATCTGTTGAATAAGTTACATAATCTGCATTTATTTTTTTTGCAAATTCTGCGAGTATTGCAGGAGCTTCTGTATTTACTAGGAATACATTTTCATCAGTTTCTGCTTTATCAACATCATTGTACGCCGCACAGTTTATTATATGTGTAAATTTATCATTTTTACTGAAAAAGGATTCCATTTGAACCGTATCTGTTATATCAAGATCATTATAATCTGTTGCTGTATAACTTATTCCTTTCTCTTCAAAAAGTTTTTTAAAATCGCTGCCCAGCTGTCCATCAGCTCCAGTTAAAAGCACATTTATCATTTTATTCACCATATTAATTAGATTTTATCATATATTTCCTCAAGTTTTTTTGCAGAGTATTTCCACTGATATTTTTTAGCCTGTTCATATCCTTTTAGTATCATTTCTTCTCTGTAATTACTGTCATTCCGTATTTTTTTATATGCTTCAAAAATTTCATCTTCATTTAAAGGATCAACTAAAATTGCGGCATCTCCTGCAACTTCAGGTAAAGACGACACATTTGAAGTAACCACAGGCACTCCTGCCGCCATAGCTTCCAGAACCGGCATTCCAAAACCTTCATACAATGATGGAAATGTAAAAAACTGTGCAAGTTTATAAATAGGTATTTTATCCTCTTCATCAATATAACCTGTTATTATAATGTCTGTTCCCATTGACTCTATTAATTTCATAATATTCTCATATTTCCATCCTTTTTTCCCTACAATTACAAACTTTAAATCATCATCGACCTTCTCTTTATATTTTATAAAGGCTTTTATTATTCTTTCTATATTTTTTCTTGGTTCTATTGTTCCTAAATACAATATATATTCTGAAGGCAAATTATATTTTTTTCTTATTCTTTCAAGCTCTTCTTTTTCATATTTTTGGGAATAGTTTTCTAAATCTATACCTGGATGCACTATCTCTATCTTATCTTCAGTAACACCAAGATTTTTTATAATATCATTTTTTGCACTTTCAGATATTGTAATTATCAAATCTGATTTTTGAGCTCCGTATTTATACTCTTCAAGTTCTTTTCTATCCCCCATTGTTTCAGGAGCAGAAATAAAAACTGTATCATAAATGGTATTAATCACTTTACCTTTTATATTTTTCGGAATAGTAAAATTAAAAAAATGATATATATCTGACTTTGTTCCGAAAATAAGATTATGCCTTATATTCAGTTTTTTTGTTAAAAAATTATACATTGTATAAGTAAGCATTTTATTCTGCTTTATTTTTATATCGTAATCTATCTGACTTTTTACATCATGCCTTCCCATAAAATTTATAAATTCAGCTATATAATCATTTCTATCTGATTTGCTCAGTTCCTTAACTATATTATAGATGTACCATCCTACTCCTGTTTTTTTCCCGACAGCCCATTGTAATTCTAACGATATTTTTTTCATTTTATTCCCAACTTTCTTTTTAAATTTTAACAAAATTTATCATACATTTGTCTATATTTTTTTAATATTTTATCATAAGAAAAGTTTTCTTCATAATATTTTTTAAAATTATAACCTGGAGCTTCTTTATAATATTTTTCTATTTTACTTTCTAAATCTTCAACATTATTTTTTACTAAAAAATCCTTATCTATTATAATTTCCGGAATAGCACAGACATCTGAAGCAAAAACCGGTTTATTATAAAGATATCCTTCTATTATCGGTAATCCAAACCCTTCACCATATTTTGCTAAAACGGTTACTAAATCAGAGCTTTTATAAAATGTTCCAACTTCTTCATCTGGAACATATCCCAGCAATTCGATATTTTCTAACTGATTCTTTTGTATTTCTTCCCTGTATTTTTCTAATAACGGCCCTTTACCAGCTACTTTAATATCATAATCTCTTTTTATTTTTGCTAATTCTATTAATAAATCGATATCTGCTCTCTCTTCAATGCTCCGGACAGTAAAAATTTTTCTTTTACCTTTTTTCCAGTTATCTTCCGGTATATTTTTTTTAATAACCTGTTCAAAAGGAGTCGTATTATATATAATTTTAAAATTTTTTCCTTCATATAAAGATTTTTCTTTTGAAAATTTTGAAATAAAATGTACTAGTTTCGATTTTTTATAAACTTTCTTCTCGATATATTTAAATAAATTTTGTAATTTATGATTTACTGCATTAGATTGGTAATAAAGTCCATCATGTACTGTAAAAATATCTGTTTTTTTTAAAAGAAAAAAGCTCATAAGATAATTATGAGAATGTATAATATATTTTTTATTTTTAAACTTTTTATTTATTAATTTATTCAAACTGATAAACCTGAATTTATTTTTCCTTATTCCAATACAGTTTATTCCATTCCAGTTAAATTCAACATTTTCATCATCAAAAAAAATATAATATTTTTCTATATTTTCTCCTAAGGATTGAGCCTGAAATAAAATCACATTTTCGACTCCTCTTTTAAATTTCAAAGGATTATTAAATCCGAAATATATCACACATTTCCTCATCTCCATTTTTTATCCTTTCAAAAATTATTTATATTTTTTCTGTATTACTTTTTTAAAACTATCTCAAAAAGTTCTTTCCAGTTATTACAGTAAGGCTGTTCTATATTTTTGCAGATATTCCCATCAAAATTAATATTTTTTTCTGTAATAACTGATTCCATTTTTACAGCCAGTTCTTCAGCTGAATCAGGATTAAAGAAAAATACATTTTGATAATTTCCCAATGTTTCATGTGCATAGGGCAAATCAGCTAAAATCAGCTTTTTCTTGAACTCTTTTGCCTCAGTAACCGGTAATCCCCATGTTTCAATTTTAGAAGGAAATATAACTGTTTCTGTCTTATTGTAATACTTCATTAAATTTTCTCTTAACTGCAGCCCAATAAATTTGACACATTCAAGTTTATTATATTTTTCAGCTATTTCTTTTGAATAAATATTTTCACTGCCATCTATTGTCAAATAAACCTTGAAATTTTTAATATTTTTATTTTCAAGGATTTCAGACGCCTTACAAATTACCTCAAAATTTTTAAAGACTCTTGGAAAGCTGGGATAAATGAAACTATTTTTCTCAACTTCCATATCTGTGTCTATCTTTAAATCTTCCAGATTAACTTCAGGATGTGCAACAATAACATTTTTTATTCCAAAAGCTTTCTTAAATTCTTTTCTTATCCAGTCCTGCTGAACAATAACATAATTATTTTTCTTTATATTTATTTTATAAATGTATTTATAAAATTTTGAAAAAAGAAATAATTTAAATGATTTTTTCTTTCTTCTTTTGCCATTTTATAAAACATCATCGGATTGTGGCAATACACAACTCTTTTATCAGCTATTACATTCGGTGTCATATCATGTAATGAAAGCCATAAATAAGGCTTCAATTTTTCTGACAGTTTCTTAAAATAAATATATTCATAATATAATCTTTTTAAGTAACTTTTTTTAGAATCCTTAAATTCCATAAATTCTATTTTTCCTTCATATTCTGAAAATAAGCTTTTATCATGAACTAAAGCTACTACTTTGTAATCTTCCAGAAAATTTTCCTCAAGACATCTTAAACATTCCTTGTAGATTGTTAAAGGTCCGCCTTCACTGAAATTGATAGCAGATATTATTATTATTTTTTTATTCATATTTTTCCTCTAGTGTTATTTTTTAGAAAAATTTTAATATTTAAAATTTTTCTATTTTCATTATATTAGCTCCGCTTCTTTGTGCAGCTTTTATTCCTATATCAGAGTCTTCAAAAATCAAAGTATTTTCAGGACTAATATTAAAATATTCCATTGCTTTAATAAATCCTTCGGGATCAGGTTTTTTTTTCTCAACATTTTCTGCAAAAATAAATAATTCAAAAACTTCTTTTTTATTAAAAAATTCTAATATCTCTTCACTATTTTGTTTAGAAGCAGTTGTAACTAATGCTATATAATAATTATTTTTTAAAGATTCGATAATATCAAACAGATAATTATTTATTTTAGCGTATTTTAAATTATCTCTATAAATATTTTTTTTATTATATGAACTTTTTCTATTTCTTCTTCTTTTAAGTTTAGTTTTGAAAGAAATTCTTTATAATGTTTTCCGTAACATTCTTTTATAAAAAAACTGTAGTTCAACTCATATCCCATTTCATTTAATGATTTTTTATATGCTTGATAATTTACTTCCGATGTATCAAATAAAGTACCATCTAAATCACAAATAATCATTTTAGTTTTTTTCATTTTCATCACCATACATTTCTATAACATCGTGCAATATCATTAAAAGTCCCGAATAAAACATCAGTACTCTCTCTTTATCTATTTTAATTTTATAAGGAAGTAATCTTAACCAGTGTATTATTTCATGAAAATAAATGCTCCTTACTGTTTCCTTATCAAATTTTAAATTCATATACTCATTTAATTTTTCAAAAAAATAAACATATGTATGGGATTTAGTAAAAAGAAAATTGATTTTATTCTCCTCTACATTTATTTCATAAGTTTTCATCATAAATTCATATCCACCATGTATTGATTGTAATAATTTCCCATAATCTAAGTTAGGTGAATCATGTATATTTCCTGTATTAGGATCTATTATATAAAAACTGTCTTCTCCATCTTCGTCTCTTGTACAAACAATATTTTCAATTGTTAAATCTCCATGTAATTCAGAATATATATCGTTTTTAAATATTTCGTAAAGATATTCTTTTGACAGATATCCTAAGTAATATTTTAAATTTTTATACGCTCTTCCATTTATAATTATTTCATCATATCCTGATAATTTTTTTATTGTATTTGCTTCAAGTATTTTTTTTAGATTTATAGTAACTTTTGAGTCTATATATTTTTCTATTGTTTCTTTATCAGCTTTTCGGACATTTTCAATATAAACAAATTCATTTAACGCTTCTAATGCTTTTTTTGTTATATTCCAACCTTTCTCATAAGGCATTGAATGAACATATTCAAATAAAACTACAGCATTGGAATCATATTCCATGTCATAATAACAATATTCTTTTGTTTTCTCCTGTTCAATGATTTTAGGTAAAGGCAAGCCTTTTTTTTGTATTTTTTCAATCCATCTTATCTGATCATATAATTTTTCCCTATCTTCAAATGCATATTTTCTATAAAATATTTTATCCCCCTTCATACATAACATTGTTGTTGCATTTGATCCTGCAGAAAAATCTCTTATAATATTAATATTCTGATTTATTTTTAAATAATTATTGATGTATGTCTTATCTTTATCCATAAAGTATTTTTCCAGAAACTGTAATCTTTCTTTACTATTTAAATTTGGTAATAGATTCAAATATTTTTCATTTGAATATTTTGTAAAGGAATCTGACTTACTTCTTATAAATTTCGAATAAATTAATAATAAGAATATAGGAACACCTAAAAAAATATAGGAATAATACAAAATTGGTTTCATACTTTGAGAAATTAGACCAAATACATCATTTGAAAACATCAAGGTAAAAACACCAATTAAAGTAAAATTATATCCTTTTTCAATCAAAAATAACGAAAAAGAATAATATGAAAAAATATATAAAATCCACATAGATATAGTTGTTGTAACCATTTTTACTTTGTTTATTTTTAAAAATATATCTTTAAAATTCCAAATTAAAGACCACATAAATTTCAGTAAATTAAGCTCTATACTTTGATTAAACAAAGAAGCTAATTTTAAAGAAAATATTTTTACATATTTTTTCAATCCATAAACAACTATTACTGTTAAAAATATTAAGAATGATAAAAACATATAAAAAATCAGATTTTTTTTTACCGCTTCATGTGAATCATTAAATAAAAAAAATATTAAAAATATTATTCCTACCACTATAACATCCAATATTCGATCAACTATTACCGTTGAAAATGAAAAAGAATACTTATTTTTCATTTTTTTACCTGAATAAATGGCTCTAAAAATATCTCCAACTACTCTAAATGGTATGAATAAATTTATAAAATGTCCAACTGATAATGCTTGTATCAAATTTTTGGTTTTTGGTTCTTCATAAATATTTATAAATAACTTCCATCTTTGAATTCTTGCAATATGAGCTAAAAATAAAAATATTATAGCTCCAACCAAAAAAATTATATTCATTTTAAAAAATTCCTTTCTTTTATAAGAATTGTTTCAAATCATATTTTTTTGATTCTTCATACTCAACAGGTGTCCCAAAAGATATATGTAAATCTGTTGAAAAAAACTTTATTTGCATTTTATTTTTAATCATAATATTATAAATTCCGCTCATAAAATACTCATCATAGCTACAATTATCCAAATATTCATTTGCAGAAATTTTAAAAATATCTTTATTTTTAAAATAATATGCTCCACAAATTGCCTGATTACTTATAACTTTTTTCTCCATTGTCTGAATTACATTATCATTTTCATCAAGAGCAACATAACTGTACCTTGAGTCATTGGATTTAAATGTTAATAAACCACCATCAACTTCATTAAAATTATTAATTTTGCAAAATTCATAGAAAAAGTTACATAAAAAAGCATGATCGCAATCATTAAACAGAATAGGATTATCATTATCTATCAATTCTACGCCTTCCAGACACGTCAAAACGGCTCCATTTAATACTTTATCAATAACCTTTAATTGAGCTTCAGGATAATATTCTAAAATTTTTTTATCAATTTCATATTTTTCAACATGCTCTTTCAATACAATAAATATTAATTTTTCCACTTTCAAAAATTTTACAATTGATTGTGTTGCCCAAAAGAAAAAAGGTTTCCCATTCAAATTAATCAAGGGTTTAGGCATTTCAATCCCTTCTTTTTTAAACCTTGTTCCTCCGCCAGCCATAGGTATTATTAAATTTATATTTTCCATAGTCAAACTCCCTAATAATAGTATTTTATACTTTTAGCTTGCTCAATAAATTACATTGATATTCAATAACCTTTCTAAGACCTTTTTCAATATTTATCTTAGGAGACCAGTTATACTTATTTTTTGCATATGTATTATCGCAAAGGGAATATTTATTAATTTCTTCTTTTAAGATAGAGTCTTTTATTTTATAAAAACCTTCATAAAGTTCAGGGTATTTTTCCCAATAATGAGCATCATTAGCATATTCTGGTTTAATATCCTTTTGCATTATTTTTGATGCAATTTCATACATCTCATTTACAGAATAATTTGTCAATGAAGAGCAGTTAACACAATCAAAACCTTCTCCTTTTTGAACTGCAATTGCTAAATCTATAAGATCGTCTACATATACATAGTCTCTTCTTTGATTTCCATCCGAATGAAAAATTGGAATTCTATTATAATAGAGTTCTCTAATCATATAAGCAACAAAAGGAGGCTGTTTTCTTAAACAATCTATATGAGGTCCGTAAACATTTGCAAAACGGATACAAGTAACACTCATTCCATAAGTATCACAAAAAGATTGAGCAAATCTTTCTGCAACATATTTGGTATTTGGATAAATCAATGTAGGAAGCTCAAATTTATCTTCTTTAGTCGGAAAATTCTTATCATTCTCATAAATCGCATTTGTACTTGCTTGAATTATTTTTTTTACCCCGAACTTTCTGCTGTTTTCCAGTATATTTACAAAACCTGTTGTATTAACATCTATTGCTTCCTGTGGATTAGACTGGCAATCTGGAAGTGGAGCAATTCCTGCAATATTATAAACATAATCTACATCTCCATTTTTTAGTAATGAACCTATACCCTCTCTATCTCGAATATCCATTCTAATTATCTCATCTCTAAAATCATAATCTGGAAAAATAAGATTATCTTCTTTTCCATAAGAAAAATTATCAACAAGAATTAATTCATTTTTGTCTTTCCATAAACGATATGCAAGTTGAGAGCCGATAAATCCGGCAGCTCCTGTTATTAATATTTTCATAATTTTTTACCTCTTCTTTTGAATTGCTTTTTTAAATTATATGTGGATATAACCATTCGTTTTGTAGCTTTAAATACTGCTGGAAGCCCTGTTCCGAAAAAAGCTCTTCCATTAATTCTTTCTGAAAACATAATATCATAACGTATTATTTTCATTTTGTTTTTTTTAGCCATATAAAAAGCATATGTATCAAATGCAAAATCTACAGGTGGATTAATCCAGCTGTTAAAAAACTCTTTAGAAAAAAGTTA
Coding sequences:
- a CDS encoding glycosyltransferase translates to MEVEKNSFIYPSFPRVFKNFEVICKASEILENKNIKNFKVYLTIDGSENIYSKEIAEKYNKLECVKFIGLQLRENLMKYYNKTETVIFPSKIETWGLPVTEAKEFKKKLILADLPYAHETLGNYQNVFFFNPDSAEELAVKMESVITEKNINFDGNICKNIEQPYCNNWKELFEIVLKK
- a CDS encoding HAD hydrolase-like protein; the protein is MKKTKMIICDLDGTLFDTSEVNYQAYKKSLNEMGYELNYSFFIKECYGKHYKEFLSKLNLKEEEIEKVHIIKKIFIEII
- a CDS encoding lysylphosphatidylglycerol synthase transmembrane domain-containing protein, with translation MNIIFLVGAIIFLFLAHIARIQRWKLFINIYEEPKTKNLIQALSVGHFINLFIPFRVVGDIFRAIYSGKKMKNKYSFSFSTVIVDRILDVIVVGIIFLIFFLFNDSHEAVKKNLIFYMFLSFLIFLTVIVVYGLKKYVKIFSLKLASLFNQSIELNLLKFMWSLIWNFKDIFLKINKVKMVTTTISMWILYIFSYYSFSLFLIEKGYNFTLIGVFTLMFSNDVFGLISQSMKPILYYSYIFLGVPIFLLLIYSKFIRSKSDSFTKYSNEKYLNLLPNLNSKERLQFLEKYFMDKDKTYINNYLKINQNINIIRDFSAGSNATTMLCMKGDKIFYRKYAFEDREKLYDQIRWIEKIQKKGLPLPKIIEQEKTKEYCYYDMEYDSNAVVLFEYVHSMPYEKGWNITKKALEALNEFVYIENVRKADKETIEKYIDSKVTINLKKILEANTIKKLSGYDEIIINGRAYKNLKYYLGYLSKEYLYEIFKNDIYSELHGDLTIENIVCTRDEDGEDSFYIIDPNTGNIHDSPNLDYGKLLQSIHGGYEFMMKTYEINVEENKINFLFTKSHTYVYFFEKLNEYMNLKFDKETVRSIYFHEIIHWLRLLPYKIKIDKERVLMFYSGLLMILHDVIEMYGDENEKN
- a CDS encoding glycosyltransferase family 1 protein, yielding MKKISLELQWAVGKKTGVGWYIYNIVKELSKSDRNDYIAEFINFMGRHDVKSQIDYDIKIKQNKMLTYTMYNFLTKKLNIRHNLIFGTKSDIYHFFNFTIPKNIKGKVINTIYDTVFISAPETMGDRKELEEYKYGAQKSDLIITISESAKNDIIKNLGVTEDKIEIVHPGIDLENYSQKYEKEELERIRKKYNLPSEYILYLGTIEPRKNIERIIKAFIKYKEKVDDDLKFVIVGKKGWKYENIMKLIESMGTDIIITGYIDEEDKIPIYKLAQFFTFPSLYEGFGMPVLEAMAAGVPVVTSNVSSLPEVAGDAAILVDPLNEDEIFEAYKKIRNDSNYREEMILKGYEQAKKYQWKYSAKKLEEIYDKI
- a CDS encoding NAD(P)-dependent oxidoreductase translates to MKILITGAAGFIGSQLAYRLWKDKNELILVDNFSYGKEDNLIFPDYDFRDEIIRMDIRDREGIGSLLKNGDVDYVYNIAGIAPLPDCQSNPQEAIDVNTTGFVNILENSRKFGVKKIIQASTNAIYENDKNFPTKEDKFELPTLIYPNTKYVAERFAQSFCDTYGMSVTCIRFANVYGPHIDCLRKQPPFVAYMIRELYYNRIPIFHSDGNQRRDYVYVDDLIDLAIAVQKGEGFDCVNCSSLTNYSVNEMYEIASKIMQKDIKPEYANDAHYWEKYPELYEGFYKIKDSILKEEINKYSLCDNTYAKNKYNWSPKINIEKGLRKVIEYQCNLLSKLKV
- a CDS encoding glycosyltransferase family 2 protein codes for the protein MENINLIIPMAGGGTRFKKEGIEMPKPLINLNGKPFFFWATQSIVKFLKVEKLIFIVLKEHVEKYEIDKKILEYYPEAQLKVIDKVLNGAVLTCLEGVELIDNDNPILFNDCDHAFLCNFFYEFCKINNFNEVDGGLLTFKSNDSRYSYVALDENDNVIQTMEKKVISNQAICGAYYFKNKDIFKISANEYLDNCSYDEYFMSGIYNIMIKNKMQIKFFSTDLHISFGTPVEYEESKKYDLKQFL
- a CDS encoding glycosyltransferase family 4 protein, which encodes MILFQAQSLGENIEKYYIFFDDENVEFNWNGINCIGIRKNKFRFISLNKLINKKFKNKKYIIHSHNYLMSFFLLKKTDIFTVHDGLYYQSNAVNHKLQNLFKYIEKKVYKKSKLVHFISKFSKEKSLYEGKNFKIIYNTTPFEQVIKKNIPEDNWKKGKRKIFTVRSIEERADIDLLIELAKIKRDYDIKVAGKGPLLEKYREEIQKNQLENIELLGYVPDEEVGTFYKSSDLVTVLAKYGEGFGLPIIEGYLYNKPVFASDVCAIPEIIIDKDFLVKNNVEDLESKIEKYYKEAPGYNFKKYYEENFSYDKILKKYRQMYDKFC
- a CDS encoding HAD family hydrolase → MSFKTKLKRRRNRKSSYNKKNIYRDNLKYAKINNYLFDIIESLKNNYYIALVTTASKQNSEEILEFFNKKEVFELFIFAENVEKKKPDPEGFIKAMEYFNISPENTLIFEDSDIGIKAAQRSGANIMKIEKF